A single window of Liolophura sinensis isolate JHLJ2023 chromosome 6, CUHK_Ljap_v2, whole genome shotgun sequence DNA harbors:
- the LOC135468362 gene encoding protein fem-1 homolog C-like, translating to MDNRILAHRGWRITDGLVGSFEMLRAEQGLRDACSSGNRESLQEIARSLPVEKLDEVLSNGRDYPTGTLLCEAILCEQPAILHDLIQLGCDLEQECALDIFFPVPYVDTGPALCVACAIGNVECVSVLLKAGASVNHAGNFGTPLMSACKDGNTQIIDQLLESGANVNLTSRNGNGQTALHISCLAHDNVDNIRTLIAHGANVNHRDRDGHCPAFKACMGANCSVAELLLQHEDLDSSVEEQIQMFWLLGSECAIKLDNQSLAIKYWKWAAVMDSTFGVYHNMLATKLTEAQRNAGIHCHLQNEADLDTLALDPQKVQFQVLLFLYLVFGWGKETVACLTTQMSLALCQQKAWLACQLLMFSSDMADKVSSVDMDSVCENISQTVEDLLDLLLTKSLYPPDTQLNLILHGILSHILKLLEKVLLDPGVATVNALKRSHLQLSQGKCKKDRAEQLIEAFLGVLKYRLQCKVKNSATIDIYQEKVRNFCQLCQLPSSVAMKLNSTLWKIAVHGGPCCKYSLVWQHHNLFPCLQTTKLFIKCGLNFNCIDNKRNTPLHNSLLCQEPSVEIVRLLVESGAEVDLPNKDGVRPCDIIAGKPCYSLCVLRFYSLKSLAARAIVKQQVPFSESLPKTLVEYVEARHVHKPWLGLCEV from the exons ATGGATAATCGAATATTGGCACACCGTGGCTGGCGGATCACGGATGGCCTCGTTGGGTCATTTGAAATGCTCAG GGCTGAACAGGGCTTGCGAGATGCCTGTAGCTCAGGAAACCGTGAAAGTCTTCAAGAGATAGCAAGAAGCTTGCCAGTTGAGAAACTGGATGAGGTGTTATCCAATGGGAGAGATTACCCAACAGGAACTCTGCTGTGTGAAGCTATCCTGTGTGAGCAGCCAGCCATCTTGCATGATTTAATACAGCTGGGTTGTGATCTGGAACAAGAGTGTGCTTTGGATATCTTCTTCCCTGTTCCTTATGTTGACACAG GTCCAGCGCTGTGCGTTGCATGTGCCATTGGGAATGTCGAGTGTGTATCTGTGCTGCTGAAGGCAGGAGCCAGTGTTAACCATGCTGGAAACTTTGGAACACCCTTAATGTCAGCCTGCAAGGATGGAAACACCCAAATCATCGATCAGTTGCTGGAATCTGGAGCAAATGTCAATTTGACATCGAGAAATGGAAATGGGCAAACTGCCTTACATATTTCTTGCCTGGCTCATGACAATGTAGACAATATCCGTACATTGATAGCGCATGGAGCAAATGTCAATCATAGGGATCGAGATGGTCATTGTCCAGCATTCAAGGCCTGCATGGGAGCAAATTGCTCGGTGGCTGAGTTACTACTTCAACATGAAGACCTGGATAGCTCTGTAGAAGAGCAGATACAAATGTTCTGGTTGTTAGGATCAGAGTGTGCTATTAAATTGGACAATCAATCTCTTGCCATAAAGTACTGGAAGTGGGCAGCTGTGATGGATAGCACATTTGGTGTGTATCACAACATGCTAGCGACTAAACTGACAGAAGCTCAAAGAAATGCTGGTATACACTGTCACCTGCAGAATGAGGCGGATCTGGATACTCTGGCCTTGGATCCTCAAAAAGTTCAGTTCCAAGTTCTACTCTTCCTGTACCTTGTGTTTGGATGGGGTAAGGAGACAGTGGCCTGCCTCACAACCCAAATGAGCTTAGCATTATGTCAGCAGAAAGCATGGTTGGCATGTCAGCTTCTCATGTTCAGCAGTGACATGGCAGACAAAGTGAGCAGCGTCGACATGGACTCTGTCTGTGAGAACATCAGCCAGACGGTTGAGGATTTACTGGATCTGTTGCTGACGAAGTCCTTATATCCTCCTGACACCCAACTCAACCTCATTCTTCATGgaattctcagccatatcctcAAGCTCCTTGAAAAAGTCCTTCTAGATCCTGGCGTAGCCACTGTAAACGCCTTGAAGAGGTCACATCTCCAGCTGAGCCAAGGGAAGTGCAAGAAAGACCGAGCAGAGCAGCTTATTGAAGCCTTCCTAGGTGTGCTAAAATATAGACTTCAGTGCAAGGTCAAAAATTCAGCTACCATTGACATTTATCAGGAAAAGGTGCGTAACTTTTGCCAACTATGCCAGCTGCCCAGCTCTGTAGCTATGAAGCTGAATTCTACGCTGTGGAAAATTGCTGTGCATGGAGGGCCTTGCTGCAAATACAGCCTTGTATGGCAACACCACAATCTGTTCCCGTGTTTACAAACAACCAAACTATTTATCAAATGTGGACTTAACTTCAACTGCATAGATAATAAGAGAAACACACCACTTCATAATAGTTTGTTATGTCAAGAACCCTCGGTAGAAATAGTTCGTTTGTTGGTGGAAAGTGGTGCAGAGGTAGATCTTCCAAACAAGGATGGTGTGAGACCTTGTGATATCATTGCTGGAAAGCCCTGTTACTCCTTATGTGTCCTCAGGTTTTATTCTTTGAAATCTTTAGCAGCACGAGCTATTGTTAAACAACAGGTTCCATTTTCTGAAAGCTTACCAAAAACTCTTGTAGAATATGTTGAAGCCAGGCATGTTCACAAACCTTGGCTCGGTCTTTGTGAAGTTTAA